Proteins encoded together in one Candidatus Margulisiibacteriota bacterium window:
- a CDS encoding Nif3-like dinuclear metal center hexameric protein — protein MLISEITQFFENLYPLKYSLSWDNCGLQTGSLYKPVSNVLITLTPTTESIKNAIENHCELMICHHPLIFKSLASINTSEVNGQLIEKLIKANITLYAMHTNLDIARNGISDVLANYFDLNNIQVLNITNHEKIYKIIVYVPAAQFSNYREKLLDSPVGNIGNYSHCSFSSEGEGTFKPGLTSKPFIGQAGELSKVKEYKLETVVLGKDLEKVIEQIVRLHPYEEPAYDVILLHNNCSQVGLGRYGSIEPVKLQEFNQKIVGTYKGYINMDRIIKTIAVCGGNGSDLVQKAVDCNVDLFISGDIDYHADLLARESGLTIFDIGHENSEKVILPYLHDLLSKKFGEQLNKISIY, from the coding sequence ATGCTTATCAGCGAAATTACTCAATTTTTTGAAAATCTGTATCCCCTTAAATATTCATTATCCTGGGACAATTGCGGTTTACAAACAGGTTCTCTGTATAAACCTGTGTCCAACGTTTTAATTACTTTAACTCCCACCACAGAGTCCATAAAAAATGCTATCGAAAACCACTGCGAGCTAATGATCTGCCACCACCCGTTAATCTTTAAATCTCTCGCCAGCATTAATACTTCCGAGGTTAACGGACAACTTATTGAAAAACTGATAAAAGCAAATATTACCCTATACGCTATGCACACAAATCTTGATATTGCCAGAAACGGGATAAGTGATGTCCTTGCCAATTACTTTGACCTTAATAATATTCAAGTGTTAAATATAACTAACCATGAAAAAATATATAAAATTATTGTTTATGTCCCTGCGGCTCAGTTTTCAAATTATCGTGAAAAACTTCTGGACAGCCCTGTTGGAAATATCGGGAATTACTCTCACTGTTCATTCAGCTCAGAAGGTGAAGGTACCTTTAAGCCTGGACTCACTTCCAAACCATTTATCGGACAAGCCGGGGAATTAAGCAAAGTTAAAGAATACAAGCTGGAAACAGTAGTCCTGGGAAAAGATCTGGAGAAGGTTATAGAACAAATAGTAAGGCTACATCCTTATGAAGAACCCGCATACGATGTAATACTGCTTCACAACAACTGTTCTCAGGTCGGCCTGGGGCGTTATGGTAGCATTGAACCCGTTAAATTGCAGGAATTTAATCAAAAGATAGTCGGAACATATAAAGGATATATTAATATGGACAGAATAATAAAAACAATCGCGGTATGCGGCGGTAACGGCAGTGATCTGGTACAAAAAGCTGTTGATTGTAATGTTGACCTTTTCATAAGCGGTGACATTGATTATCATGCTGATCTGCTGGCCAGAGAATCAGGCTTAACCATATTTGATATCGGCCATGAAAATAGTGAAAAAGTGATTCTCCCTTACCTGCATGATCTGCTTTCCAAAAAATTCGGTGAACAACTGAACAAAATATCTATTTACTGA
- a CDS encoding methyl-accepting chemotaxis protein: MKFNFKTENRIVASIVVAICTFLILFIAFKFISAPTVKDIKKLSVSILQEQQRIGLKEKTLILASQLKESKSTDDFIRIIESYKYGDNYWWATSEEAVILYHPLKKYILDLGMQNFKDANGKPFFYNLIQEAILKGEVYMVYQSKNEKGKASQKMAYALFLPEQHIVVGSSKDITNLYDPNLSLFVRVINKLIIIFVLIVSLLTIPVVILFYRWLQEQKDSINIIMEGLIKFLGKRDFSYRIQQDVTSLLKGIKTAFNQQAQLTKEHFDYINKMAGQLIGNVNQLDSNVKDTADNFGELSKIITDVANGATLQTEKINNITESVDKINTGLKNISEGIKTQDGKIQNNVEKLVKNNDLIQSLNENSISQINKIAQTSENIEGTLSTVNLIKNKAKSVYTNSKESVDVAEKGKKSVENIVLEMNNLKNIVLDSAGKISELGEYSKRIEDIIEIIDDIAEQTNLLALNAAIEAARAGEAGKGFVVVADEVRKLAEKSGKATKEIANLIYTIQSITNVAVKSMEISTDQVEQGVSLSMSAKTSLTNILQAVDNTVHQMEDISTSTESMAQKFENVVQITEELFTSVNEGIDSIQKLAISSDELLDANQKVSNISSQNTMEIEQIEKNAETILTETKEVFGVAADNNAIAEEVSASTIGITASTEINKKLTDDLRLMIQEVKASLTSSGH, translated from the coding sequence ATGAAATTTAACTTCAAAACAGAAAATAGAATTGTTGCCTCAATTGTAGTCGCCATATGTACTTTCCTCATTTTATTCATTGCCTTTAAATTTATTTCAGCACCAACTGTTAAGGACATAAAAAAATTATCCGTCAGTATTCTGCAGGAGCAGCAGAGGATAGGTCTTAAAGAGAAAACATTAATACTGGCGAGTCAATTAAAAGAATCCAAGTCCACTGATGATTTTATAAGGATCATAGAATCATACAAGTACGGAGACAATTATTGGTGGGCAACCAGTGAAGAAGCTGTAATTTTATATCATCCTCTGAAAAAGTATATTCTAGACCTGGGTATGCAAAATTTTAAAGATGCTAACGGTAAGCCCTTTTTCTATAATCTGATCCAGGAAGCGATTTTAAAAGGTGAGGTTTATATGGTTTATCAGTCCAAGAATGAAAAAGGTAAGGCATCACAAAAGATGGCTTACGCTCTTTTTTTACCTGAACAGCATATAGTTGTAGGTTCAAGCAAAGATATAACCAATTTGTATGATCCGAACCTGAGCTTATTTGTGAGGGTCATTAACAAGCTGATAATTATTTTTGTTCTGATTGTTTCGCTTTTAACAATACCTGTAGTTATTTTATTTTACCGCTGGTTGCAGGAACAGAAGGATAGCATCAACATTATTATGGAAGGATTAATTAAATTTTTGGGTAAGAGAGATTTCAGTTACCGTATACAACAGGACGTAACATCATTGCTTAAGGGTATTAAAACAGCTTTTAATCAGCAAGCTCAGCTTACAAAGGAACATTTCGATTATATCAATAAAATGGCCGGTCAGCTTATAGGCAACGTAAACCAACTGGATAGCAATGTTAAGGATACTGCGGATAATTTTGGAGAACTTTCTAAAATTATTACAGACGTAGCGAATGGCGCAACACTGCAGACTGAAAAAATTAATAACATCACAGAATCAGTCGATAAGATCAATACCGGTCTTAAAAATATCAGCGAGGGTATAAAAACTCAGGATGGCAAAATTCAGAATAATGTAGAAAAGCTTGTAAAAAATAACGACCTAATTCAATCACTTAACGAGAATTCTATATCCCAGATAAACAAAATAGCTCAAACCAGTGAAAATATAGAGGGGACTCTGTCCACAGTTAATCTGATAAAAAATAAAGCCAAGAGTGTTTATACAAATTCCAAAGAGTCCGTTGATGTAGCAGAGAAGGGTAAAAAAAGTGTTGAGAATATAGTTCTGGAAATGAACAACCTCAAGAACATAGTGCTGGATTCGGCTGGTAAAATATCGGAACTGGGTGAATATTCAAAACGGATCGAGGATATTATAGAAATTATTGATGATATTGCCGAACAAACTAATTTGCTGGCACTTAACGCTGCAATAGAAGCCGCCCGTGCCGGAGAAGCCGGAAAAGGGTTTGTCGTTGTAGCCGACGAAGTCAGAAAGCTGGCGGAAAAATCCGGTAAAGCTACCAAAGAAATTGCCAATCTGATATATACGATTCAAAGTATTACAAATGTGGCTGTAAAATCTATGGAAATCAGCACAGATCAGGTTGAGCAAGGAGTGTCGTTATCAATGAGCGCCAAAACTTCGCTTACCAATATATTGCAGGCTGTGGATAATACAGTTCATCAAATGGAAGATATTTCAACTTCTACAGAATCGATGGCCCAGAAGTTTGAAAACGTGGTGCAGATAACAGAAGAATTGTTTACATCTGTTAATGAAGGTATAGATTCCATTCAGAAACTGGCAATTTCTTCGGATGAACTTCTGGATGCCAATCAAAAGGTATCAAACATTTCTTCCCAAAACACCATGGAAATAGAACAGATCGAAAAAAATGCGGAAACAATCCTTACTGAAACCAAAGAAGTATTCGGAGTCGCTGCGGATAATAACGCCATTGCTGAAGAGGTTTCTGCGTCTACAATCGGAATAACAGCTTCAACCGAAATTAATAAGAAATTAACCGATGACCTGCGCCTCATGATACAGGAAGTAAAAGCAAGCCTCACTTCTTCCGGTCATTAA
- the rfbD gene encoding dTDP-4-dehydrorhamnose reductase — protein MTRIALVGANGMLGSAFAETLVTRGIFFTPLTKKDIDITDRKSLQILKELQVDCVINCAAYTAVDLAEKEKEKAFAVNGLGVENLALAAKDYNFFLVHYSTDYIFSGNKKEGYVETDKPEPLSVYGASKLLGEESILSLLPAKQYLLLRTAWLYGPNGKNFVQTMLNLAEKQQTIRVVDDQFGCPTYSYDLVKWTLDLLQAKKDGIYNAVNSGRCSWFEFAGEIFSLCGKKVEIVNIPSSEYSTPAQRPQYSILCNEKLIKALNYSVRNWQEALSDYLISIKL, from the coding sequence ATGACCAGGATCGCTCTTGTCGGCGCAAACGGTATGTTGGGATCGGCATTTGCCGAAACTTTAGTAACGAGAGGGATTTTTTTTACTCCCCTTACAAAAAAAGATATTGATATTACTGACCGGAAATCACTCCAAATACTAAAAGAACTCCAAGTTGATTGCGTTATAAATTGTGCGGCATATACAGCGGTTGACCTAGCTGAAAAAGAAAAAGAAAAGGCATTTGCTGTCAATGGACTCGGGGTTGAAAACCTGGCATTGGCTGCAAAAGACTATAATTTTTTTCTTGTTCATTATTCTACTGATTATATTTTCTCCGGAAACAAAAAAGAAGGTTATGTGGAAACAGACAAACCGGAGCCGCTAAGTGTTTATGGGGCCAGCAAGCTGCTGGGCGAGGAGAGTATACTTTCATTGCTTCCCGCCAAACAATATTTGCTTCTGCGTACAGCCTGGCTATATGGTCCCAACGGTAAAAATTTTGTACAGACAATGCTGAACCTGGCCGAAAAACAGCAGACCATAAGAGTTGTTGATGATCAGTTCGGATGTCCAACATATAGCTATGACTTGGTGAAATGGACATTGGATTTGTTACAAGCAAAAAAAGATGGTATTTATAATGCTGTAAATTCCGGTCGTTGTTCATGGTTCGAATTTGCCGGCGAGATCTTCAGTCTATGCGGAAAAAAAGTAGAAATTGTGAATATTCCTTCATCTGAATACTCGACACCCGCGCAAAGACCACAGTATAGTATTTTGTGTAATGAAAAATTGATAAAAGCGTTAAACTACAGTGTACGAAATTGGCAGGAAGCATTGTCAGATTATTTGATTTCCATTAAACTATAG
- a CDS encoding Smr/MutS family protein produces MPRYKLQRSFTVRDIDLHGVYPDEVEYLLSNFLAQCKAERVNAIEIIHGVGDGILRNAVISFLNRHKTDIISYKSGESMGLEGGKGFIRAELKTRQEVKKIFIKSEKTSELQKTEEPFKEYITKLIKLKKAAGKKRYAKRMRRDN; encoded by the coding sequence TTGCCCAGATATAAGCTGCAAAGAAGTTTTACGGTAAGAGATATAGACTTGCACGGAGTTTATCCCGACGAAGTAGAATACTTGCTTTCCAATTTTTTAGCCCAATGTAAAGCCGAACGTGTAAATGCAATTGAAATTATACATGGAGTAGGGGACGGTATATTAAGAAATGCTGTCATATCTTTTTTAAATCGGCACAAAACAGATATAATTAGTTATAAATCCGGAGAAAGTATGGGGCTGGAAGGCGGTAAGGGTTTTATCCGGGCTGAGCTTAAAACAAGACAGGAAGTAAAAAAGATTTTCATCAAATCGGAAAAAACATCTGAGTTACAAAAAACAGAGGAACCTTTTAAGGAATATATTACCAAGCTGATAAAACTGAAAAAAGCAGCCGGGAAAAAAAGGTATGCGAAAAGAATGAGGAGGGATAACTAA
- the holA gene encoding DNA polymerase III subunit delta, whose amino-acid sequence MTLNFYYGDEDFLLFKEIKDIKQRFIQGNSDLALEEFDNKKSVESLIEALFSVNMFVPRKLIIFYGLPEVREDYVEHFQKLIADLPQGNDLFFVYRGSPDKRKKNVKWLISVSNCKEFKKLEIWNKDQFFKYVQDMIKTDQFEIENKAMEYLVELIGLDLWSTYTNLEKIKTAILPRKKITLQDIDNYAAQGEKNIFDVLDFFRKKNKRQLFEYILNMKKQEEAFILLSTMSKHVRFLMQLKSYNTNNLSDIIKASGKAPFYVKKIVPDLKYWSFKELKTTLVRINELDYLSKSGKINITVGLENIIAQI is encoded by the coding sequence GTGACACTAAACTTTTATTACGGAGATGAAGATTTCCTTCTATTCAAGGAAATCAAAGACATTAAACAGCGTTTTATTCAGGGAAATTCTGACCTTGCTCTGGAAGAATTTGATAATAAGAAGTCAGTAGAGAGCCTGATTGAGGCTTTGTTTTCAGTTAATATGTTTGTTCCCAGAAAATTAATTATTTTTTACGGTCTGCCGGAAGTAAGAGAGGATTATGTTGAACATTTTCAGAAACTTATAGCGGATTTGCCACAAGGCAATGACCTTTTTTTTGTTTATCGCGGATCTCCGGATAAAAGAAAGAAAAATGTTAAATGGCTGATCTCTGTAAGCAATTGCAAGGAGTTTAAAAAACTGGAAATATGGAACAAGGACCAGTTTTTCAAATATGTGCAAGATATGATAAAGACGGACCAATTTGAAATAGAAAACAAGGCTATGGAATATCTTGTTGAACTTATCGGCCTTGATTTATGGTCTACCTACACAAATCTTGAAAAAATAAAAACGGCAATCTTGCCCAGAAAAAAGATTACCCTGCAGGATATTGATAATTATGCGGCTCAGGGTGAAAAAAATATTTTTGACGTACTGGATTTTTTTCGTAAGAAAAATAAAAGGCAGCTGTTTGAATATATTTTAAATATGAAAAAACAGGAAGAAGCCTTTATTTTATTAAGTACAATGTCAAAACATGTCAGATTTTTAATGCAGCTCAAATCATATAATACTAACAATTTAAGCGATATCATTAAAGCTTCGGGAAAAGCACCTTTCTATGTTAAAAAGATAGTTCCCGATCTCAAGTACTGGAGCTTTAAGGAATTAAAAACCACTCTAGTCAGAATAAATGAGTTGGATTATTTGAGCAAAAGCGGGAAAATCAATATCACAGTTGGGTTGGAGAACATAATTGCCCAGATATAA